One region of Citrus sinensis cultivar Valencia sweet orange chromosome 6, DVS_A1.0, whole genome shotgun sequence genomic DNA includes:
- the LOC102625461 gene encoding protein FAR-RED IMPAIRED RESPONSE 1 isoform X4, producing MGGQDNLHGAGGSMSENMINVVDAVYSGDVVVDSSKMAVAGFEGESNFEPRNGIEFESHEAAYSFYQEYAKSMGFTTSIKNSRRSKKSKEFIDAKFACSRYGVTPESDSGSSRRSSVKKTDCKASMHVKRRADGKWIIHEFIKEHNHELLPALAYHFRINRNLAEKNNIDILHVVSERTRKTYVEMSRQSGGCHNAGFSRDVDNQFDKGRHLSLDEGDAQVLLEYFKRIKKENPRFFYAIDLNEEQRLRNLFWVDAKGRDDYVYFNDAVSFDMFYVNMNDKLPFAPFVGVNHHCQPILLGCAFIADESKSTFIWLMKTWLRAMGGQAPKVIISDQNKFLKTAIEEILPNTRHCFALWNILEKIPETLAHVIKQHENFVSKFHKCVFKSWTDEQFDMRWWKMVTRFELQDDEWFRSLYEDRKRWVPTYMGDTFLAGMSTTQRSESMNSFFDKYIHKKITLKEFVKQYGNILQNRYEEEAIADFDTWHKQPALKSPSPWEKQMSTVYTHTIFKKFQVEVLGVVGCHPKKSSEDGTIVTYKVQDCEKEEDFMVTWNELKSEVSCFCCLFEYKGFLCRHAMIVLQICGRSSIPPQYILKRWTKDAKSRLLISEGAEWLQTRVQRYNDLCKRAIELSEEGSLSDENYNIVFRALVDGLKNCVNVNNSSNNVLECSSHVQGLREAEEINQGSLATKSNKKKNTIRKRKVQSEQDILLVEAQESLQQMENLTSDGIALNGFYGSQQNVQGLVQLNLMEPPHDGYYVNQQSLQGLGQLNSIAPGHDGFFGAQQSMHGLV from the exons ATGGGTGGTCAAGACAATCTGCATGGTGCCGGTGGTAGCATGAGTGAAAATATGATCAATGTTGTTGATGCAGTATATAGTGGAGACGTGGTGGTTGATTCTTCAAAAATGGCTGTTGCAGGGTTCGAAGGAGAATCAAATTTTGAGCCACGTAATGGCATTGAATTTGAATCACATGAGGCAGCCTACTCATTTTACCAAGAATATGCAAAGTCTATGGGATTTACTACTTCGATTAAGAATAGTAGGCGCTCAAAGAAATCtaaagaatttattgatgCCAAGTTCGCATGTTCCAGATATGGGGTCACGCCAGAATCAGATAGTGGTAGCAGTCGGCGATCAAGTGTGAAAAAAACAGACTGCAAAGCCAGCATGCATGTGAAGAGAAGGGCAGATGGGAAGTGGATTATTCATGAATTCATAAAGGAGCATAATCATGAGCTTTTACCAGCACTTGCTTATCATTTTCGAATTAATAGAAATTTAGctgaaaagaataatattgaCATTTTGCATGTTGTTAGTGAACGAACAAGAAAGACATATGTTGAGATGTCTAGACAATCTGGTGGGTGTCATAATGCTGGGTTTTCAAGGGACGTGGATAATCAATTTGATAAGGGCCGACACTTGTCTTTGGATGAAGGGGATGCTCAAGTTTTGCTAGAGTATTTTAAGCGTATCAAGAAGGAAAATCCCAGGTTTTTCTATGCAATAGATTTGAATGAAGAACAGCGCTTGAGAAATTTGTTCTGGGTTGATGCTAAAGGTAGGGATGATTATGTCTATTTTAATGATGCTGTTTCTTTTGATATGTTTTATGTCAATATGAACGATAAATTGCCTTTTGCTCCGTTTGTTGGAGTGAATCATCACTGCCAGCCTATTTTGCTTGGATGTGCATTCATTGCCGATGAGAGCAAATCAACTTTTATATGGTTGATGAAGACATGGCTAAGGGCAATGGGTGGGCAAGCTCCCAAGGTTATAATCTCTGATCAAAACAAATTCTTGAAGACTGCAATTGAAGAAATTTTGCCAAATACACGCCATTGCTTTGCTCTTTGgaatatattagaaaagattCCTGAAACTCTTGCTCATGTAATCAAGCAGCATgagaattttgtttcaaaattccaCAAGTGCGTTTTTAAATCATGGACTGATGAACAATTTGATATGAGATGGTGGAAAATGGTGACTCGCTTTGAGCTTCAAGATGATGAATGGTTTCGATCATTGTATGAAGATCGTAAGAGGTGGGTGCCTACTTACATGGGGGATACTTTTTTGGCTGGAATGTCTACAACTCAGCGCTCTGAAAGTATGAACTCTTTCTTTGATAAATACATCCATAAGAAAATTACCTTGAAAGAGTTTGTGAAACAATATGGGAATATTCTACAGAATAGATATGAAGAGGAAGCCATTGCAGATTTTGATACATGGCACAAACAGCCAGCTTTAAAATCTCCTTCGCCTTGGGAAAAACAAATGTCAACAGTTTACACACATACGATATTTAAGAAATTCCAAGTTGAAGTTTTGGGTGTAGTTGGCTGCCATCCTAAAAAATCAAGTGAAGATGGAACCATTGTAACATATAAAGTTCAAGACTGTGAAAAGGAAGAAGACTTTATGGTTACTTGGAATGAATTGAAGTCGGAGGTCTCTTGTTTCTGTTGTCTCTTTGAATACAAAGGGTTTCTTTGTAGACATGCAATGATTGTTCTCCAGATATGTGGTCGTTCGAGCATCCCACCTCAGTATATTTTGAAAAGGTGGACCAAAGATGCAAAAAGCAGGCTGTTGATATCTGAAGGTGCAGAATGGTTGCAGACTAGGGTGCAACGTTACAATGATCTATGTAAACGAGCCATTGAATTGAGTGAAGAAGGATCATTATCTGATGAGAATTACAATATTGTTTTCCGTGCATTAGTAGATGGACTGAAAAATTGTGTGAACGTGAACAATTCTAGCAACAATGTTTTGGAATGTAGTAGCCATGTGCAAGGTCTTCGAGAAGCAGAAGAAATAAATCAAGGAAGCCTTGCTACCAAgtcaaataagaaaaagaatacaaTCAGGAAGAGGAAG GTACAGTCAGAGCAGGATATCTTACTTGTTGAGGCACAAGAAAGCTTGCAGCAAATG GAAAATCTAACTTCTGATGGGATCGCCCTTAATGGTTTTTATGGTTCTCAACAGAATGTGCAAGGACTG GTACAGTTAAATCTAATGGAGCCACCTCATGATGGTTACTATGTTAATCAGCAGAGCTTGCAGGGGCTG GGACAGTTGAACTCAATAGCACCCGGGCATGATGGGTTTTTTGGGGCTCAACAGAGCATGCATGGGCTGGTATAG